The uncultured Desulfatiglans sp. DNA window CGCATTCGCGGCAGTCGACTACCTCGCCCTCGACAGAAAACGATACCGCCTCAGCGGCGCCGGCTTCGTCAGGATCGCTTTGCTCGCCGGCATCGTCGTCACCGGGGTCTTCAGGGTGCTCAAGAACCTGCCCGACATCGTCTTCTCACCCGGAGCGACCATGTTCATCGACATCGCCCATCTAGGCTTCATGATGCTCTACCTCTTGGCCGTCCTTTTCTTCGCCTTTACCCGGTCCGGGTGGCTCGTGCCGAGGAGCAGCTGACTTTACCATCGCGCTTCGTGAAGCTTCAGTCTGCGGCCGGCAAGCGCTCCTGGGTGAAAAAAGACATTCTAAAAGGCACTCGCCTCAAAAAACACTTGCAAACAGCAGCGCCGCAAGGTATAAGACGGTTTCGTGTTTCGCCGATCGGTTATCAGCAGGGACTTTTTCCCTCCGATTCGGCGGCGAAGCGAGCAAAGCAGGAAAGCGGACCCTCTCTGGGGTGAATCCCCCGGCGATGATCACCTGCCTCGTTGCTTGACGGGTTCATCCCAGCAGCGTCCCCATCGTCTAGCCAGGTCCAGGACACCGGCCTTTCACGCCGGCAACACCGGTTCAAATCCGGTTGGGGACGCCATTTTTGTGATCGTTAGGGCAATTGGTATCCGATTAGGAACCAAGTGCCCTATTTTTTTGTTTTTCCTCTCTATTTTCGGTCGTAAGCTTTTTCTCCATCAACCATTTTTCTGACATGGTTACCCCTCATACTGAGAAAGAAAATGGTTGCCATTATTCATCCAGATGATATAACATCCGTAATAAACTCCATTGTAAAGAATAGCTATTTGGATAACGGAAGGCCCATGCATCGATGAAATTTATTCAGCCGGATTACCCAACACTGGTTAAGGAGGTCCGTCGGCAGCTTTCAATCAGCCAGGAGGACCTGGCCCGGGAACTGGGTGTCAGCTATGCCACGGTCAATCGTTGGGAAAACGGACAGGCGAAGCCTTCCAAATTGGCCCGGGCGCAGTTGGATGCCTTTTGTGAACGAATGCAGACGGCCGGGATGCTGGATCTTGACGAGAACAGCCATGGTTAAAGAAAAAACCAAATCCAAAACGCAGCAAAGCAATGAGCGCCGGCCCATCCCTCTGTGTCAATGTGGGTGAGACACGCCCCCCTTGAAAATTTAGTGTAGGCGGGTAAGGATAATAGCGGAGGATAAAGATATCCCAAATCCCACCAAGAGAAAGTCTTGAACTCGAGGAACCCGACCGGCCCGGTGGGGGACCATTTAGTTCGGCTGGACTTGATCGATATGGGTACGGAAGAAGGCGGTGCATTCCCGATTCACAACCGTATCTACGAAGCCATTAGATCATCCAAATTATTATCTAGTCTCCATCCGGAAATGATTTTCCGGTAGAACTCAGTTTCCAATCCGGAAATGAGGATTTTTGGCCAATATCAAGGAAATCAAGCGTTTGCGCGGAGGCGACCTGCAGGTCGCCGCACAAGCAAACGTGCAGATTGACGCCGAGATTGGCCAAAAAGACCATTTCCGGATGGAAACTATCTATGATTTGACCGGGAAACGCCCCAATGTTTTTGTGGAAGCGGGCTTCGCTCTCAAACACCATGAAAAGAAGCGCCTTGTTTTCCTATTCGAACCACCCAACCGGAATGATAAAGTTCCTTTTGATCTACAACATTTAAGTGTGTGCCTAATTCGCAAGCTGTTGAGATTCTGAAAAAGGTGATAGCCGAGATTGTCGCCATCCTGCGTGACACAGGAGCACCAATTTGATCGAAAGAATTGAGACATGAGTACTTTAAATTCAATTGAAGATGCCCAAAACTTGCCTTCCGGCGCCCGGTTCTACCGCTGCGCACTTCAGGTCAATCCGTTCGAGTATCTTGTGCGGCACAGTAAAATGACAGCATTCAGCAATGAAGCGGACTACAACACGGCAATGGTAGCAGCATGTAACCACGTTGGAGTTAAGGTGGTTGCCATTACTGATCATCAACGTTGCATTACAGGGCAATCACTGACTGAAGCATTAAGGTCCGCTGGCATTATTGTATTTCCGGGAGCAGAGGTGGAAACCAAGGAGGGTGTTCATATGATACTCCTCTTTGAACCTGATGCTTTGTGGGACCGGTGCAGCGGTATTTTGGGAGATTGCGGCATTCACGACCAATCTCATCCACCCGCAGCTATCAAGTACGATGTGCATGAACTCCTGCGAGAATCCGCTAAATGGAAGTGTATTTGCGTTGCCGCGCATGTGGCGAGTGAAAAAGGATTGTTACAAGTACTTGACAATCAGGCACGAATGGCTGCCTGGAAATCCGAGCATCTGATGGCCTGTTCACTCCCCGGACCGGCTGAAGACGCCCCGCAGAATCTCAAACCTATTCTGCTTAACAAAAACACAGATTATCACCGCGAGCGTCCGGTGGCGGTCATCAACGCCCAAGATGTCTCGAGCCCGGAGGATTTGGAAAAGCCGGGCGCTTCCTGTTGGATTAAAATGTCGGACGTCACCCTGGAGGGATTGAGACAGGCTTTCCTTGATCCGGTTTCAAGAATACGACTGGCCAGCGATTCAGCGCCGGAAGAGCATACCGAGTTTATCGCCATGACCTGGCAGGGTGGCTTTTTAGATGGCGCGGCCATCCACTTGAACGAAAACCTGAATGTACTCATCGGGGGGCGTGGAACCGGTAAATCGACCATTGTCGAAAGCATCCGGTATGTGCTGGGAATGGAGCCTTTGGGAGAAGAGGCGACTAAATCACACAACGGCATCATTCGCCAGGTGCTTCGAAGCGGCACAAAAATATCCATGCTGGTTCGTTCCTATCATCCGGACAAACGCCACTATGTTGTTGAGCGAACCATTCCCAATCCACCGATTGTCAAAGACGAGGCCGGCAAAGTCCTCAATCTGACACCCGCGGATGTAGTTCCCCAAACGGAAATTTACGGCCAACACGAAATATCGGAACTTACCAAAAGCCGGGACAAACTCACCCGCCTTCTGGGCCGATTCGTTGAGCGGGACACCGACATTGCCAAACGCAAAAGCAGTGTACGCCGCCAGTTGGAGCGCTCACGCACCCGCTTGCTCGAAACGCAAAAGGAATTTGCCCAAATTGAGGAGCGCCTTGCAACGCTGCCGGCCCTTGAAGAGACGCTGCGGCGGTTTCAGGACGCCGGACTCGAGGAAAAGCTGAAAGAACAAAGCCTTTTGGTGCGTGAAGAAAGGGTACTTAAAACAGCGGAAGAGCGCATTCATCCATTTAGGGAAGTTATGACTGCGCTTGCCCAATCCGTCCCCATCGATTGCGCTCTTATTTCTGAAAAAGCCTTGCAAGACCTTCCTGGAAAGGAAATTTTGAGCGAAGCCAACGGTATTCTCAACCAATTGGCCGATGACATGAGGCAAATCTCAGTTGGAATGAATCGGGCAATTGAAAAAGCGCAAACTGGGTTGGCTGAGATTCGCGAACGATGGGAAAAGCGCAAGGCATCGGTTATGGAAGGCTATCAGGCCATCTTGCGTGACCTGCAGAAATCCAAAGTCGATGGCGAAGAATTCATCCGCCTGCGGCAACAAATTGAGGAACTGCGACCCCTTAAGGAAAGGCAAACCCTTTTGAATCGCGACGCCAACGCCCATGAAGCGGAACGGCGCAACCTGCTTTCCGAGTGGGAGGACGTCAAAGCCGAAGAGTTTCGGAACATCGAACGTGCCGCGAAAAAGGTCAACAGAAAACTTCAAGGACGGGTATTGGTCGATGTGACTGCAGGCGGCAATCGGGAGCCGCTGATTCAGCTTTTGAGAGATCAGATTGGCGGGCGCCTCTCCGAGGCGATTGAAACATTGACGAGGCGCAAGGATTTCTCACTCCCCGTTTTTGCTTCAGCCTGCAGAGAGGGCAAAGACGCACTCTCTCAAAAATTCGGCATTCCGCCCAGTCAATCCGAGCGCATCGCCCAGGCCCATCCCGATGTTATTATGCAAATCGAGGAATTGGAACTACCGCCGACCACAGCCATCAAACTAAATGTTGCTGCTGACGATCAGCCTCCCACGTGGCAAACGCTTGAGGATCTTTCCACGGGCCAGAAGGCCACTGCGGTGCTTCTACTTTTGCTGCTGGAGTCCAATGCGCCCTTGGTTGTAGACCAGCCTGAGGATGATCTGGACAACCGTTTCATTTCCGATGGCATCGTACCTAAAATGCGCGAGGAAAAGCGCCGCAGGCAATTCATTTTTGCCACCCATAACGCCAATATTCCTGTATTGGGGGATGCCGAACTGATTGTTGGATTGACAGCTTATGGTGAAGCCGGGGAGGGAAAAGCCAAACTCTCCGAAGCGCATATGGGCTCCATTGACACCAGGGCGGTGCGAGAAATGGTCGAAGAGGTCCTTGAAGGCGGGAGGGACGCTTTTGAAATGCGACGCTTAAAATATGGGTTTTAAAGGATAATTAGATGACTAAGACAGAACTGTTGGAACTCCTCAAAAATGGCGAAAGCTCTGGCGTCGAGTTCAAGCGGGATACCATTGACAATCGGGCATTGGCCAAGGAATTGGTCGCATTTGCCAACTTACGGGGTGGCGGGGTGATTCTGGGCGTTGAGGATGACGGCAGCGTTACAGGAATTACCAGGAATCGTCTGGAAGAGTGGGTGATGACCGCCTGCAGGGATAAGATTCGCCCCGAGTTGATTCCCTATTATGAGATCATCCGCGATGTGGAACCCGGAAAGGATGTCGCCATTGTACAAGTTGATCGCGGGTGGGCGGTTCACCATGTCTGGCACAACAACCACCGGACCTACTATATTCGTGTAGGGACACTGAGCCGTGAAGCCAGTGCTGAGGAGTTGGCGCGGTTGTTTCAACAGCGCGGCACTTTTCGTTTGGAAGTGCGCGGTGTGTCCGGATCTTCCGCCAAAGATTTTGACTATCGCCGTTTGCACGACTATTTCCAGCGCATCCGTTCCCAAGATACACCCGAAGCGGATAACGTTGATGCATGGCAAAATCTGCTTCTAAATACCGAATTCGTGATTGAAGAAGATGACCGAAAACCAGCTACCGTGGCGGGATTGCTGCTTTTTTGCGCCAATCCGAATCGCTTCTTACCCCAAGCCGGTATTGATGCGGTTGCCTATCCCGGCAAAGAAAAAGATTATGCTGCCAAGGAACGCCTGTCCATACGGGGACCGATGACAGTGCTTATGGGAAAAGACGGGATTGTTGAGAATGGACTCGTCGAACAAGCCGTCGAATTTGTGAAGCGGAACACACAGGTCACCGCTGCGCTTACAGATGGATCAAGACGTGAGCAAACTTGGACATATCCGGAAGAGGCGGTAAGGGAAACAATCGTCAATGCCCTGGTACATCGCGATTACCTGTTGTCCGGCATGACGGTGGAATTGTCCATCTACGAAGACCGGTTGGAGGTAATTTCCCCCGGGCGCCTTCCCAATGGCATCACCCCACAGCGGATGGTCACGGGATGCCGTTCAGCCCGCAATCAATTGCTCAAGGATGTCATGAGAGACTATGGCTATCTTGAACATATGGGCATGGGCGTGCCCCGAAAAATCGTCAAAGGCATGCAGCGACACAATGGCACGACGCCGGATTTGATTGAGGAAGAAGAGATTTTCATTGTAAGGCTCTGGAATCGCTGATAGATCTTGTGCGCCAGTGTTTTCAAGAATTTTTAAGTTCAAAATTTTATCATAAGGCGGCTTTAGCTGGTGTCCATCCGGAAATCATTTCCAGCTCCACACCAGACAGTGTCCATCCGGAAATGATTTCGCGGTAGGACTAAGTTTCCAATCCGGAAATGAGGATTTTTGGACAATATCAAGGAAATCAACGGTTTGCGCGGAGGCGACCTGAAGGTCGCTGCACAAGCAAACGTGCAGATTGACGCCGAGATGGGCCAAAAAGACCATTTCCGGATGGAAACCAGATAAGAATGCCCCCTCTACAGATGATTGTGCCCCTTATGAAAAAGGATTGCCAGCCCAGAGGCTTGTCCGTTTCGCATCGACTTCCCCGTTGATAAAAAGGTCTGGACAACTGCTGACAAAGAACGGCTAGCCCATGTTTCGTCGGCGGGAGGATGATACTCAATGCCCTCTCATAGGACCTGTTTCAGGGCGGCGGCTATGTGCGTGATGATATCGAGCACCTGAGTGGCGGGTGTGGGTTGAGCTAGAGCCCCTGCAACACGATTCATCCTTGCGGCTTTTTGCGACGCTTCCAGCAGGGGCATGCCCGATCCGATCAACGCCGATACAATGCCGGTCAGTGTGTCGCCCGTGCCGCCGATGGCTTCCAGGGCTTCCTCGCTCGGTTGATCTACGATCGCCCGGATGCCTTGCCGATCGGCCATGTAATCCTTGCGGCCCTTGACAAGCAGGTTCCGGGCGGCGTTGGCATGTTCGTAGGCCCGGGCGATCATCTCCGGTGCGTCGTCCTCGCGGTGGAGGATGAACCCACGCGTGTAGAAAGGATGCGGAGCTTCCTCATCGGCGAGAAAGGCCAGTTCTCCGACGTCGGGAGTGAACAGATCGTAGGCCTCCGCCTGTCCGCTCATTTTCGCAGCGTACATAAATCCGGCGTCAGCGATCAGCACAGGCCGGTTCGACATGTCCTCTATCGCGAAGAGCACCTTGTTGTGCCAATCGGCATCCGGCTGGAGATAATGGAAGGTCAGGACATCCCATTCCACTTCACCGATATGCCTCGTCAGGTAATCATACAGGCGGCGGCTCCCCTTGCCGGGTCCGGTGTCTCCCACCAGGTACGCGAGAGGCAATGGCAGGCCGAGCGCCTTGCAGACCGTAACGGACGCCGCCAGCAGGGCCGGGGTGCCTCGATTCACAGGGAAACGCCGGTCTTCGACTTGAAGGAGACCGTCCTGCAGATCCGCCCTTCCGACGACGATCGGGACATCCTCACACGGAACGGTTCCCACAATCGCTAGCATCGCCGCCTCATTTCTTCGTAAGCCAACTGAAGCGCATAGCCGCAAAGGGTGTGTCCGATCTCCTTGGGGTGAGGCGCTTCCTCCAGGCGCTTGCCGACCATTTCGGCGGCCAGATACGGGACGTCGGGGCATCCGCCTCCGGAGATATTGACGATGATCCGCGTCTCCAGATCGATGGTGAGCTTCATATTGGCGGCGCGGACCATCAGGTGGCGTCCGTAGTCCTTTACATGAAAGAGATCCACCGGCTGGAGCAGCGGACTGTTTACCGGAACCACTTCGATAGGCTCGAGATCCGCTCCCCACAGGGTTTCACAGATCTTCATCTCTTCGATCAAGGGGAAGGTGATCACCAGGTCGCAGCCTGTCCGGATCTCGGGAGGCGGCCCCATAACGCGGATATCCCAGCCCTTCGTCTTCAGAAGCCTTTCGGCACGCAGGACTTCGCTCGTATTCTCGAAAACGAGAATCCCCCGGTCCCACACAGGCGTCTTGCCGCTGGAGGGCGGCGTGGTTTTGCGTTTGAAAAGGTTGGCAAGTGCCATAGGCTCCTTCCGGTTTGCGCTATTTTTTCACGATGTGGACGCGGAATCCATCGCCGTCCGGTTGCGTGTTTTCAACCCTCCAACCCTGACTGGCTGCCGCTCGAGAGACATTTTCCCTCGAAGTCACCGTATCGACCAGGATTTGGATCTCCCCTTCGCCGAGTCTCTTCATCTCGTCCATCGTCATGAGGACGGGTTGGGGACAAGAAAGACCCCGTGCATCGACTGTCGTTGCCATCTCCTTTGAACCCTCCATTTATGAAGCCTTTTTTCTCATGGTGAAACCGATGAAAAGACAGACCAGCATGCCGATGATCACCGCCGAGACGCCATGCGGACCGACGCCGTTCGGAGAGCTGGCCAGCCCGAAATTGTGTGAGAACCCGGCTCCTACGACCATCCCCATTACAAAGACCGCTGCATCGCCATCTCCCTCACCCGCAAGAAAAAGCTGACGCCCGGGGCACCCGCCCGCGAGGGTGAAGGCAAGCCCCGCAAGAACCATTCCTGCAAAATTCCAGAAATGCATCGTATGCGCC harbors:
- a CDS encoding OhcB2 (Protein with transmembrane helices); its protein translation is MMKTADTKVIAQPGRKIMFRLYTLTWIVLAFTGFGQMPIFKRYYISDIPGMAWSADFFATHYIHYLGAVLLLGLIAFAAVDYLALDRKRYRLSGAGFVRIALLAGIVVTGVFRVLKNLPDIVFSPGATMFIDIAHLGFMMLYLLAVLFFAFTRSGWLVPRSS
- a CDS encoding hypothetical protein (Evidence 5 : Unknown function), which encodes MDRPGLYRIRPDADLQTLLHLRHSRDGLVRRLFRNALHPLPRGRSSAGADRIRGSRLPRPRQKTIPPQRRRLRQDRFARRHRRHRGLQGAQEPARHRLLTRSDHVHRHRPSRLHDALPLGRPFLRLYPVRVARAEEQLTLPSRFVKLQSAAGKRSWVKKDILKGTRLKKHLQTAAPQGIRRFRVSPIGYQQGLFPSDSAAKRAKQESGPSLG
- a CDS encoding HTH domain-containing protein, XRE family — encoded protein: MKFIQPDYPTLVKEVRRQLSISQEDLARELGVSYATVNRWENGQAKPSKLARAQLDAFCERMQTAGMLDLDENSHG
- a CDS encoding hypothetical protein (Evidence 5 : Unknown function) yields the protein MNSRNPTGPVGDHLVRLDLIDMGTEEGGAFPIHNRIYEAIRSSKLLSSLHPEMIFR
- a CDS encoding hypothetical protein (Evidence 5 : Unknown function), producing the protein MVFESEARFHKNIGAFPGQIIDSFHPEMVFLANLGVNLHVCLCGDLQVASAQTLDFLDIGQKSSFPDWKLSSTGKSFPDGD
- a CDS encoding SMC domain protein codes for the protein MILLFEPDALWDRCSGILGDCGIHDQSHPPAAIKYDVHELLRESAKWKCICVAAHVASEKGLLQVLDNQARMAAWKSEHLMACSLPGPAEDAPQNLKPILLNKNTDYHRERPVAVINAQDVSSPEDLEKPGASCWIKMSDVTLEGLRQAFLDPVSRIRLASDSAPEEHTEFIAMTWQGGFLDGAAIHLNENLNVLIGGRGTGKSTIVESIRYVLGMEPLGEEATKSHNGIIRQVLRSGTKISMLVRSYHPDKRHYVVERTIPNPPIVKDEAGKVLNLTPADVVPQTEIYGQHEISELTKSRDKLTRLLGRFVERDTDIAKRKSSVRRQLERSRTRLLETQKEFAQIEERLATLPALEETLRRFQDAGLEEKLKEQSLLVREERVLKTAEERIHPFREVMTALAQSVPIDCALISEKALQDLPGKEILSEANGILNQLADDMRQISVGMNRAIEKAQTGLAEIRERWEKRKASVMEGYQAILRDLQKSKVDGEEFIRLRQQIEELRPLKERQTLLNRDANAHEAERRNLLSEWEDVKAEEFRNIERAAKKVNRKLQGRVLVDVTAGGNREPLIQLLRDQIGGRLSEAIETLTRRKDFSLPVFASACREGKDALSQKFGIPPSQSERIAQAHPDVIMQIEELELPPTTAIKLNVAADDQPPTWQTLEDLSTGQKATAVLLLLLLESNAPLVVDQPEDDLDNRFISDGIVPKMREEKRRRQFIFATHNANIPVLGDAELIVGLTAYGEAGEGKAKLSEAHMGSIDTRAVREMVEEVLEGGRDAFEMRRLKYGF
- a CDS encoding ATP-dependent DNA helicase RecG domain protein, which produces MTKTELLELLKNGESSGVEFKRDTIDNRALAKELVAFANLRGGGVILGVEDDGSVTGITRNRLEEWVMTACRDKIRPELIPYYEIIRDVEPGKDVAIVQVDRGWAVHHVWHNNHRTYYIRVGTLSREASAEELARLFQQRGTFRLEVRGVSGSSAKDFDYRRLHDYFQRIRSQDTPEADNVDAWQNLLLNTEFVIEEDDRKPATVAGLLLFCANPNRFLPQAGIDAVAYPGKEKDYAAKERLSIRGPMTVLMGKDGIVENGLVEQAVEFVKRNTQVTAALTDGSRREQTWTYPEEAVRETIVNALVHRDYLLSGMTVELSIYEDRLEVISPGRLPNGITPQRMVTGCRSARNQLLKDVMRDYGYLEHMGMGVPRKIVKGMQRHNGTTPDLIEEEEIFIVRLWNR
- a CDS encoding exported hypothetical protein (Evidence 5 : Unknown function), whose product is MVFLAHLGVNLHVCLCSDLQVASAQTVDFLDIVQKSSFPDWKLSPTAKSFPDGHCLVWSWK
- a CDS encoding conserved hypothetical protein (Evidence 4 : Unknown function but conserved in other organisms), with the translated sequence MLAIVGTVPCEDVPIVVGRADLQDGLLQVEDRRFPVNRGTPALLAASVTVCKALGLPLPLAYLVGDTGPGKGSRRLYDYLTRHIGEVEWDVLTFHYLQPDADWHNKVLFAIEDMSNRPVLIADAGFMYAAKMSGQAEAYDLFTPDVGELAFLADEEAPHPFYTRGFILHREDDAPEMIARAYEHANAARNLLVKGRKDYMADRQGIRAIVDQPSEEALEAIGGTGDTLTGIVSALIGSGMPLLEASQKAARMNRVAGALAQPTPATQVLDIITHIAAALKQVL
- a CDS encoding conserved hypothetical protein (Evidence 4 : Unknown function but conserved in other organisms), which gives rise to MALANLFKRKTTPPSSGKTPVWDRGILVFENTSEVLRAERLLKTKGWDIRVMGPPPEIRTGCDLVITFPLIEEMKICETLWGADLEPIEVVPVNSPLLQPVDLFHVKDYGRHLMVRAANMKLTIDLETRIIVNISGGGCPDVPYLAAEMVGKRLEEAPHPKEIGHTLCGYALQLAYEEMRRRC